A part of Drosophila ananassae strain 14024-0371.13 chromosome 2R, ASM1763931v2, whole genome shotgun sequence genomic DNA contains:
- the LOC116655747 gene encoding zinc finger protein 768 isoform X1, producing MAINFSASFAACIAAGLKVPRQIMYCITQDTGQPYVLYKDSQDAERNPGAIGASPAQWGSEMYPNIQQQAQQHLTAQQQQQQQQQQQNAVQAAAQAAAAAAAAGQPQSPPGGGQEPRENGSGDGRQQQVSPSSSPYPSVQQRGNGGGEEDAMNQLANQQNSAPNQNQSNNDPQHAAPNAGETGNPHVQQNGGGPQGDPGNGFQTTPDYYASRHAPPQGGMLAPPGFPPLHYLNKGVLPMEQAGGGGGGSGGGSESYSMPELLPSQQNGPQNAGPANANANEGAAAANAGGGGGVSATGAGAGVGTVSGVATGGRTGNGPGRPHKNKPHSDLRLFKCLTCGKDFKQKSTLLQHDRIHTDARPFPCSECGKRFRQQSHLTQHLRIHANEKPFTCPYCSRSFRQRAILNQHIRIHSGEKPFACPECGKHFRQKAILNQHVRTHQDVSPHLIFKNGPHPTLWPSDVPFPGEDNDTKGDIAGGSGYHDEDSQGTPDGSGGMHYPSYFKDGKGQKILPEVLQHIGVRPANMPLYVRCPICDKEFKQKTTLLQHGCIHIESRPYPCPECGKRFRQQSHLTQHLRIHTNEKPFGCMYCPRFFRQRTILNQHLRIHTGEKPYKCGQCGKDFRQKAILDQHTRTHQVGDRPFCCPMPNCRRRFATENEVTKHIDNHMNPNTTKVRRQQQQQHQQQQHQQQQQQQQQQQNNNNNTVAQVASVANHLMNDAKNLATQQFLNNNNSSSVDNKANILPMRSIAANAAAANAAAAAVVQQSVVKNELYFPQCYGPPFQHPFQTQQQAQQPSVAHANGGPTPPVTVTVANSVAPGVVVQQNTSASVVAQ from the exons ATGGCCATCAACTTTTCGGCCTCTTTCGCGGCCTGCATAGCAGCTGGGCTAAAAGTACCACGCCAGATCATGTACTGCATTACGCAAGACACGGGGCAGCCGTACGTTCTTTACAAAGACTCGCAGGACGCCGAGCGGAACCCAGGAGCAATTGGCGCCAGCCCAGCGCAGTGGGGAAGCGAAATGTACCCCAATATCCAGCAGCAGGCGCAACAGCACCTGACtgctcagcagcagcagcaacagcaacaacagcagcaaaacGCAGTGCAAGCGGCGGCCCAGGCAGCCGctgcggcagcagcagctggtCAGCCTCAAAGTCCGCCCGGTGGTGGCCAGGAACCACGGGAAAATGGCAGTGGCGATGGTCGCCAGCAACAAGTGTCGCCTTCGTCAAGCCCTTACCCATCGGTGCAGCAACGAGGAAATGGTGGGGGTGAAGAAGACGCAATGAACCAG cttGCTAATCAACAAAACTCTGCGCCTAACCAAAACCAAAGTAACAATGATCCCCAACACGCCGCACCCAACGCAGGGGAGACAGGAAACCCACACGTGCAGCAAAACGGGGGTGGCCCTCAAGGGGATCCTGGCAACGGATTTCAAACTACCCCGGACTATTACGCATCTCGCCATGCGCCGCCGCAGGGGGGAATGCTGGCACCTCCCGGATTTCCACCTCTCCACTATCTCAACAAAGGCGTCTTGCCAATGGAGCAGGCCGGCGGTGGTGGCGGGGGAAGCGGTGGCGGAAGCGAGTCCTACTCCATGCCTGAGCTACTGCCGAGTCAACAAAACGGCCCGCAAAACGCCGGTCCGGCAAATGCCAATGCCAATGAAGGCGCTGCTGCGGCcaacgctggaggaggaggaggagtgagTGCGACCGGTGCGGGCGCCGGCGTTGGAACTGTCAGTGGCGTGGCTACTGGAGGGCGGACGGGTAATGGCCCCGGGCGTCCGCATAAAAATAAGCCACACAGTGATTTACGGTTGTTCAAGTGCCTAACCTGCGGCAAGGACTTTAAGCAGAAAAGCACTTTGCTGCAACACGACCGCATCCATACAGACGCACGTCCCTTTCCATGCTCCGAATGTGGAAAGCGTTTTCGGCAGCAGTCGCACCTGACGCAACACCTACGAATCCACGCCAACGAAAAACCCTTCACCTGCCCGTACTGTTCGCGCAGCTTCCGGCAGCGCGCCATTCTTAACCAGCATATACGCATCCATTCGGGTGAGAAGCCCTTCGCCTGCCCCGAGTGCGGCAAGCACTTTCGCCAGAAGGCCATCCTCAATCAGCATGTGCGCACCCACCAAG ATGTCTCTCCCCATCTCATATTCAAGAACGGGCCGCACCCCACACTGTGGCCTTCGGATGTTCCCTTTCCGGGCGAGGACAACGACACCAAGGGGGACATTGCTGGAGGTAGTGGGTACCATGACGAGGATTCACAGGGTACACCCGATGGCAGCGGCGGCATGCATTATCCCTCGTATTTCAAGGACGGGAAAG GACAAAAGATACTGCCTGAGGTGCTACAGCACATTGGTGTACGGCCTGCCAACATGCCGCTGTACGTTCGCTGCCCCATCTGTGACAAGGAGTTTAAGCAAAAGACGACCCTTTTGCAACATGGCTGCATCCACATTGAATCGCGGCCGTATCCTTGCCCGGAGTGCGGAAAGCGGTTCCGACAACAATCGCATCTCACGCAACACCTGCGCATCCACACCAATGAGAAACCATTTGGCTGCATGTACTGTCCGCGCTTCTTCCGCCAGCGAACTATACTTAACCAACACTTGCGCATCCACACCGGTGAAAAGCCGTATAAGTGTGGCCAGTGCGGCAAGGACTTCCGTCAAAAGGCCATACTTGACCAGCACACACGCACCCACCAGGTA GGCGACCGACCCTTCTGTTGTCCGATGCCCAACTGCCGGCGCCGTTTTGCCACCGAGAACGAGGTGACCAAACACATCGACAACCACATGAACCCCAATACCACCAAGGTCCGCCgtcagcagcaacaacaacatcagcagcagcaacatcagcagcaacaacagcaacagcagcagcagcaaaacaacaacaacaacactgtGGCCCAAGTTGCATCTGTGGCCAACCATTTAATGAATGATGCAAAGAACCTAGCCACCCAACAATTcctcaacaacaacaactcctCGAGTGTGGATAACAAGGCTAACATACTGCCGATGCGGAGCATAGCTGCCAACGCAGCTGCTGCCAACgcagctgctgccgccgtcgtCCAACAATCGGTGGTGAAGAACGAGCTTTATTTTCCACAATGCTATGGGCCACCTTTCCAGCATCCCTTCCAGACACAACAGCAAGCGCAACAGCCCAGCGTAGCGCACGCTAATGGGGGACCTACGCCGCCAGTGACCGTAACAGTGGCAAACTCGGTAGCTCCGGGAGTGGTGGTACAACAAAATACGTCGGCCTCTGTGGTGGCTCAGTGA
- the LOC116655747 gene encoding zinc finger protein 768 isoform X3, translating to MAINFSASFAACIAAGLKVPRQIMYCITQDTGQPYVLYKDSQDAERNPGAIGASPAQWGSEMYPNIQQQAQQHLTAQQQQQQQQQQQNAVQAAAQAAAAAAAAGQPQSPPGGGQEPRENGSGDGRQQQVSPSSSPYPSVQQRGNGGGEEDAMNQLANQQNSAPNQNQSNNDPQHAAPNAGETGNPHVQQNGGGPQGDPGNGFQTTPDYYASRHAPPQGGMLAPPGFPPLHYLNKGVLPMEQAGGGGGGSGGGSESYSMPELLPSQQNGPQNAGPANANANEGAAAANAGGGGGVSATGAGAGVGTVSGVATGGRTGNGPGRPHKNKPHSDLRLFKCLTCGKDFKQKSTLLQHDRIHTDARPFPCSECGKRFRQQSHLTQHLRIHANEKPFTCPYCSRSFRQRAILNQHIRIHSDVSPHLIFKNGPHPTLWPSDVPFPGEDNDTKGDIAGGSGYHDEDSQGTPDGSGGMHYPSYFKDGKGQKILPEVLQHIGVRPANMPLYVRCPICDKEFKQKTTLLQHGCIHIESRPYPCPECGKRFRQQSHLTQHLRIHTNEKPFGCMYCPRFFRQRTILNQHLRIHTGEKPYKCGQCGKDFRQKAILDQHTRTHQVGDRPFCCPMPNCRRRFATENEVTKHIDNHMNPNTTKVRRQQQQQHQQQQHQQQQQQQQQQQNNNNNTVAQVASVANHLMNDAKNLATQQFLNNNNSSSVDNKANILPMRSIAANAAAANAAAAAVVQQSVVKNELYFPQCYGPPFQHPFQTQQQAQQPSVAHANGGPTPPVTVTVANSVAPGVVVQQNTSASVVAQ from the exons ATGGCCATCAACTTTTCGGCCTCTTTCGCGGCCTGCATAGCAGCTGGGCTAAAAGTACCACGCCAGATCATGTACTGCATTACGCAAGACACGGGGCAGCCGTACGTTCTTTACAAAGACTCGCAGGACGCCGAGCGGAACCCAGGAGCAATTGGCGCCAGCCCAGCGCAGTGGGGAAGCGAAATGTACCCCAATATCCAGCAGCAGGCGCAACAGCACCTGACtgctcagcagcagcagcaacagcaacaacagcagcaaaacGCAGTGCAAGCGGCGGCCCAGGCAGCCGctgcggcagcagcagctggtCAGCCTCAAAGTCCGCCCGGTGGTGGCCAGGAACCACGGGAAAATGGCAGTGGCGATGGTCGCCAGCAACAAGTGTCGCCTTCGTCAAGCCCTTACCCATCGGTGCAGCAACGAGGAAATGGTGGGGGTGAAGAAGACGCAATGAACCAG cttGCTAATCAACAAAACTCTGCGCCTAACCAAAACCAAAGTAACAATGATCCCCAACACGCCGCACCCAACGCAGGGGAGACAGGAAACCCACACGTGCAGCAAAACGGGGGTGGCCCTCAAGGGGATCCTGGCAACGGATTTCAAACTACCCCGGACTATTACGCATCTCGCCATGCGCCGCCGCAGGGGGGAATGCTGGCACCTCCCGGATTTCCACCTCTCCACTATCTCAACAAAGGCGTCTTGCCAATGGAGCAGGCCGGCGGTGGTGGCGGGGGAAGCGGTGGCGGAAGCGAGTCCTACTCCATGCCTGAGCTACTGCCGAGTCAACAAAACGGCCCGCAAAACGCCGGTCCGGCAAATGCCAATGCCAATGAAGGCGCTGCTGCGGCcaacgctggaggaggaggaggagtgagTGCGACCGGTGCGGGCGCCGGCGTTGGAACTGTCAGTGGCGTGGCTACTGGAGGGCGGACGGGTAATGGCCCCGGGCGTCCGCATAAAAATAAGCCACACAGTGATTTACGGTTGTTCAAGTGCCTAACCTGCGGCAAGGACTTTAAGCAGAAAAGCACTTTGCTGCAACACGACCGCATCCATACAGACGCACGTCCCTTTCCATGCTCCGAATGTGGAAAGCGTTTTCGGCAGCAGTCGCACCTGACGCAACACCTACGAATCCACGCCAACGAAAAACCCTTCACCTGCCCGTACTGTTCGCGCAGCTTCCGGCAGCGCGCCATTCTTAACCAGCATATACGCATCCATTCGG ATGTCTCTCCCCATCTCATATTCAAGAACGGGCCGCACCCCACACTGTGGCCTTCGGATGTTCCCTTTCCGGGCGAGGACAACGACACCAAGGGGGACATTGCTGGAGGTAGTGGGTACCATGACGAGGATTCACAGGGTACACCCGATGGCAGCGGCGGCATGCATTATCCCTCGTATTTCAAGGACGGGAAAG GACAAAAGATACTGCCTGAGGTGCTACAGCACATTGGTGTACGGCCTGCCAACATGCCGCTGTACGTTCGCTGCCCCATCTGTGACAAGGAGTTTAAGCAAAAGACGACCCTTTTGCAACATGGCTGCATCCACATTGAATCGCGGCCGTATCCTTGCCCGGAGTGCGGAAAGCGGTTCCGACAACAATCGCATCTCACGCAACACCTGCGCATCCACACCAATGAGAAACCATTTGGCTGCATGTACTGTCCGCGCTTCTTCCGCCAGCGAACTATACTTAACCAACACTTGCGCATCCACACCGGTGAAAAGCCGTATAAGTGTGGCCAGTGCGGCAAGGACTTCCGTCAAAAGGCCATACTTGACCAGCACACACGCACCCACCAGGTA GGCGACCGACCCTTCTGTTGTCCGATGCCCAACTGCCGGCGCCGTTTTGCCACCGAGAACGAGGTGACCAAACACATCGACAACCACATGAACCCCAATACCACCAAGGTCCGCCgtcagcagcaacaacaacatcagcagcagcaacatcagcagcaacaacagcaacagcagcagcagcaaaacaacaacaacaacactgtGGCCCAAGTTGCATCTGTGGCCAACCATTTAATGAATGATGCAAAGAACCTAGCCACCCAACAATTcctcaacaacaacaactcctCGAGTGTGGATAACAAGGCTAACATACTGCCGATGCGGAGCATAGCTGCCAACGCAGCTGCTGCCAACgcagctgctgccgccgtcgtCCAACAATCGGTGGTGAAGAACGAGCTTTATTTTCCACAATGCTATGGGCCACCTTTCCAGCATCCCTTCCAGACACAACAGCAAGCGCAACAGCCCAGCGTAGCGCACGCTAATGGGGGACCTACGCCGCCAGTGACCGTAACAGTGGCAAACTCGGTAGCTCCGGGAGTGGTGGTACAACAAAATACGTCGGCCTCTGTGGTGGCTCAGTGA
- the LOC116655747 gene encoding zinc finger protein 768 isoform X2: MAINFSASFAACIAAGLKVPRQIMYCITQDTGQPYVLYKDSQDAERNPGAIGASPAQWGSEMYPNIQQQAQQHLTAQQQQQQQQQQQNAVQAAAQAAAAAAAAGQPQSPPGGGQEPRENGSGDGRQQQVSPSSSPYPSVQQRGNGGGEEDAMNQLANQQNSAPNQNQSNNDPQHAAPNAGETGNPHVQQNGGGPQGDPGNGFQTTPDYYASRHAPPQGGMLAPPGFPPLHYLNKGVLPMEQAGGGGGGSGGGSESYSMPELLPSQQNGPQNAGPANANANEGAAAANAGGGGGVSATGAGAGVGTVSGVATGGRTGNGPGRPHKNKPHSDLRLFKCLTCGKDFKQKSTLLQHDRIHTDARPFPCSECGKRFRQQSHLTQHLRIHANEKPFTCPYCSRSFRQRAILNQHIRIHSGEKPFACPECGKHFRQKAILNQHVRTHQDVSPHLIFKNGPHPTLWPSDVPFPGEDNDTKGDIAGGSGYHDEDSQGTPDGSGGMHYPSYFKDGKGQKILPEVLQHIGVRPANMPLYVRCPICDKEFKQKTTLLQHGCIHIESRPYPCPECGKRFRQQSHLTQHLRIHTNEKPFGCMYCPRFFRQRTILNQHLRIHTGEKPYKCGQCGKDFRQKAILDQHTRTHQGDRPFCCPMPNCRRRFATENEVTKHIDNHMNPNTTKVRRQQQQQHQQQQHQQQQQQQQQQQNNNNNTVAQVASVANHLMNDAKNLATQQFLNNNNSSSVDNKANILPMRSIAANAAAANAAAAAVVQQSVVKNELYFPQCYGPPFQHPFQTQQQAQQPSVAHANGGPTPPVTVTVANSVAPGVVVQQNTSASVVAQ, from the exons ATGGCCATCAACTTTTCGGCCTCTTTCGCGGCCTGCATAGCAGCTGGGCTAAAAGTACCACGCCAGATCATGTACTGCATTACGCAAGACACGGGGCAGCCGTACGTTCTTTACAAAGACTCGCAGGACGCCGAGCGGAACCCAGGAGCAATTGGCGCCAGCCCAGCGCAGTGGGGAAGCGAAATGTACCCCAATATCCAGCAGCAGGCGCAACAGCACCTGACtgctcagcagcagcagcaacagcaacaacagcagcaaaacGCAGTGCAAGCGGCGGCCCAGGCAGCCGctgcggcagcagcagctggtCAGCCTCAAAGTCCGCCCGGTGGTGGCCAGGAACCACGGGAAAATGGCAGTGGCGATGGTCGCCAGCAACAAGTGTCGCCTTCGTCAAGCCCTTACCCATCGGTGCAGCAACGAGGAAATGGTGGGGGTGAAGAAGACGCAATGAACCAG cttGCTAATCAACAAAACTCTGCGCCTAACCAAAACCAAAGTAACAATGATCCCCAACACGCCGCACCCAACGCAGGGGAGACAGGAAACCCACACGTGCAGCAAAACGGGGGTGGCCCTCAAGGGGATCCTGGCAACGGATTTCAAACTACCCCGGACTATTACGCATCTCGCCATGCGCCGCCGCAGGGGGGAATGCTGGCACCTCCCGGATTTCCACCTCTCCACTATCTCAACAAAGGCGTCTTGCCAATGGAGCAGGCCGGCGGTGGTGGCGGGGGAAGCGGTGGCGGAAGCGAGTCCTACTCCATGCCTGAGCTACTGCCGAGTCAACAAAACGGCCCGCAAAACGCCGGTCCGGCAAATGCCAATGCCAATGAAGGCGCTGCTGCGGCcaacgctggaggaggaggaggagtgagTGCGACCGGTGCGGGCGCCGGCGTTGGAACTGTCAGTGGCGTGGCTACTGGAGGGCGGACGGGTAATGGCCCCGGGCGTCCGCATAAAAATAAGCCACACAGTGATTTACGGTTGTTCAAGTGCCTAACCTGCGGCAAGGACTTTAAGCAGAAAAGCACTTTGCTGCAACACGACCGCATCCATACAGACGCACGTCCCTTTCCATGCTCCGAATGTGGAAAGCGTTTTCGGCAGCAGTCGCACCTGACGCAACACCTACGAATCCACGCCAACGAAAAACCCTTCACCTGCCCGTACTGTTCGCGCAGCTTCCGGCAGCGCGCCATTCTTAACCAGCATATACGCATCCATTCGGGTGAGAAGCCCTTCGCCTGCCCCGAGTGCGGCAAGCACTTTCGCCAGAAGGCCATCCTCAATCAGCATGTGCGCACCCACCAAG ATGTCTCTCCCCATCTCATATTCAAGAACGGGCCGCACCCCACACTGTGGCCTTCGGATGTTCCCTTTCCGGGCGAGGACAACGACACCAAGGGGGACATTGCTGGAGGTAGTGGGTACCATGACGAGGATTCACAGGGTACACCCGATGGCAGCGGCGGCATGCATTATCCCTCGTATTTCAAGGACGGGAAAG GACAAAAGATACTGCCTGAGGTGCTACAGCACATTGGTGTACGGCCTGCCAACATGCCGCTGTACGTTCGCTGCCCCATCTGTGACAAGGAGTTTAAGCAAAAGACGACCCTTTTGCAACATGGCTGCATCCACATTGAATCGCGGCCGTATCCTTGCCCGGAGTGCGGAAAGCGGTTCCGACAACAATCGCATCTCACGCAACACCTGCGCATCCACACCAATGAGAAACCATTTGGCTGCATGTACTGTCCGCGCTTCTTCCGCCAGCGAACTATACTTAACCAACACTTGCGCATCCACACCGGTGAAAAGCCGTATAAGTGTGGCCAGTGCGGCAAGGACTTCCGTCAAAAGGCCATACTTGACCAGCACACACGCACCCACCAG GGCGACCGACCCTTCTGTTGTCCGATGCCCAACTGCCGGCGCCGTTTTGCCACCGAGAACGAGGTGACCAAACACATCGACAACCACATGAACCCCAATACCACCAAGGTCCGCCgtcagcagcaacaacaacatcagcagcagcaacatcagcagcaacaacagcaacagcagcagcagcaaaacaacaacaacaacactgtGGCCCAAGTTGCATCTGTGGCCAACCATTTAATGAATGATGCAAAGAACCTAGCCACCCAACAATTcctcaacaacaacaactcctCGAGTGTGGATAACAAGGCTAACATACTGCCGATGCGGAGCATAGCTGCCAACGCAGCTGCTGCCAACgcagctgctgccgccgtcgtCCAACAATCGGTGGTGAAGAACGAGCTTTATTTTCCACAATGCTATGGGCCACCTTTCCAGCATCCCTTCCAGACACAACAGCAAGCGCAACAGCCCAGCGTAGCGCACGCTAATGGGGGACCTACGCCGCCAGTGACCGTAACAGTGGCAAACTCGGTAGCTCCGGGAGTGGTGGTACAACAAAATACGTCGGCCTCTGTGGTGGCTCAGTGA
- the LOC116655747 gene encoding zinc finger protein 768 isoform X4 has product MAINFSASFAACIAAGLKVPRQIMYCITQDTGQPYVLYKDSQDAERNPGAIGASPAQWGSEMYPNIQQQAQQHLTAQQQQQQQQQQQNAVQAAAQAAAAAAAAGQPQSPPGGGQEPRENGSGDGRQQQVSPSSSPYPSVQQRGNGGGEEDAMNQLANQQNSAPNQNQSNNDPQHAAPNAGETGNPHVQQNGGGPQGDPGNGFQTTPDYYASRHAPPQGGMLAPPGFPPLHYLNKGVLPMEQAGGGGGGSGGGSESYSMPELLPSQQNGPQNAGPANANANEGAAAANAGGGGGVSATGAGAGVGTVSGVATGGRTGNGPGRPHKNKPHSDLRLFKCLTCGKDFKQKSTLLQHDRIHTDARPFPCSECGKRFRQQSHLTQHLRIHANEKPFTCPYCSRSFRQRAILNQHIRIHSDVSPHLIFKNGPHPTLWPSDVPFPGEDNDTKGDIAGGSGYHDEDSQGTPDGSGGMHYPSYFKDGKGQKILPEVLQHIGVRPANMPLYVRCPICDKEFKQKTTLLQHGCIHIESRPYPCPECGKRFRQQSHLTQHLRIHTNEKPFGCMYCPRFFRQRTILNQHLRIHTGEKPYKCGQCGKDFRQKAILDQHTRTHQGDRPFCCPMPNCRRRFATENEVTKHIDNHMNPNTTKVRRQQQQQHQQQQHQQQQQQQQQQQNNNNNTVAQVASVANHLMNDAKNLATQQFLNNNNSSSVDNKANILPMRSIAANAAAANAAAAAVVQQSVVKNELYFPQCYGPPFQHPFQTQQQAQQPSVAHANGGPTPPVTVTVANSVAPGVVVQQNTSASVVAQ; this is encoded by the exons ATGGCCATCAACTTTTCGGCCTCTTTCGCGGCCTGCATAGCAGCTGGGCTAAAAGTACCACGCCAGATCATGTACTGCATTACGCAAGACACGGGGCAGCCGTACGTTCTTTACAAAGACTCGCAGGACGCCGAGCGGAACCCAGGAGCAATTGGCGCCAGCCCAGCGCAGTGGGGAAGCGAAATGTACCCCAATATCCAGCAGCAGGCGCAACAGCACCTGACtgctcagcagcagcagcaacagcaacaacagcagcaaaacGCAGTGCAAGCGGCGGCCCAGGCAGCCGctgcggcagcagcagctggtCAGCCTCAAAGTCCGCCCGGTGGTGGCCAGGAACCACGGGAAAATGGCAGTGGCGATGGTCGCCAGCAACAAGTGTCGCCTTCGTCAAGCCCTTACCCATCGGTGCAGCAACGAGGAAATGGTGGGGGTGAAGAAGACGCAATGAACCAG cttGCTAATCAACAAAACTCTGCGCCTAACCAAAACCAAAGTAACAATGATCCCCAACACGCCGCACCCAACGCAGGGGAGACAGGAAACCCACACGTGCAGCAAAACGGGGGTGGCCCTCAAGGGGATCCTGGCAACGGATTTCAAACTACCCCGGACTATTACGCATCTCGCCATGCGCCGCCGCAGGGGGGAATGCTGGCACCTCCCGGATTTCCACCTCTCCACTATCTCAACAAAGGCGTCTTGCCAATGGAGCAGGCCGGCGGTGGTGGCGGGGGAAGCGGTGGCGGAAGCGAGTCCTACTCCATGCCTGAGCTACTGCCGAGTCAACAAAACGGCCCGCAAAACGCCGGTCCGGCAAATGCCAATGCCAATGAAGGCGCTGCTGCGGCcaacgctggaggaggaggaggagtgagTGCGACCGGTGCGGGCGCCGGCGTTGGAACTGTCAGTGGCGTGGCTACTGGAGGGCGGACGGGTAATGGCCCCGGGCGTCCGCATAAAAATAAGCCACACAGTGATTTACGGTTGTTCAAGTGCCTAACCTGCGGCAAGGACTTTAAGCAGAAAAGCACTTTGCTGCAACACGACCGCATCCATACAGACGCACGTCCCTTTCCATGCTCCGAATGTGGAAAGCGTTTTCGGCAGCAGTCGCACCTGACGCAACACCTACGAATCCACGCCAACGAAAAACCCTTCACCTGCCCGTACTGTTCGCGCAGCTTCCGGCAGCGCGCCATTCTTAACCAGCATATACGCATCCATTCGG ATGTCTCTCCCCATCTCATATTCAAGAACGGGCCGCACCCCACACTGTGGCCTTCGGATGTTCCCTTTCCGGGCGAGGACAACGACACCAAGGGGGACATTGCTGGAGGTAGTGGGTACCATGACGAGGATTCACAGGGTACACCCGATGGCAGCGGCGGCATGCATTATCCCTCGTATTTCAAGGACGGGAAAG GACAAAAGATACTGCCTGAGGTGCTACAGCACATTGGTGTACGGCCTGCCAACATGCCGCTGTACGTTCGCTGCCCCATCTGTGACAAGGAGTTTAAGCAAAAGACGACCCTTTTGCAACATGGCTGCATCCACATTGAATCGCGGCCGTATCCTTGCCCGGAGTGCGGAAAGCGGTTCCGACAACAATCGCATCTCACGCAACACCTGCGCATCCACACCAATGAGAAACCATTTGGCTGCATGTACTGTCCGCGCTTCTTCCGCCAGCGAACTATACTTAACCAACACTTGCGCATCCACACCGGTGAAAAGCCGTATAAGTGTGGCCAGTGCGGCAAGGACTTCCGTCAAAAGGCCATACTTGACCAGCACACACGCACCCACCAG GGCGACCGACCCTTCTGTTGTCCGATGCCCAACTGCCGGCGCCGTTTTGCCACCGAGAACGAGGTGACCAAACACATCGACAACCACATGAACCCCAATACCACCAAGGTCCGCCgtcagcagcaacaacaacatcagcagcagcaacatcagcagcaacaacagcaacagcagcagcagcaaaacaacaacaacaacactgtGGCCCAAGTTGCATCTGTGGCCAACCATTTAATGAATGATGCAAAGAACCTAGCCACCCAACAATTcctcaacaacaacaactcctCGAGTGTGGATAACAAGGCTAACATACTGCCGATGCGGAGCATAGCTGCCAACGCAGCTGCTGCCAACgcagctgctgccgccgtcgtCCAACAATCGGTGGTGAAGAACGAGCTTTATTTTCCACAATGCTATGGGCCACCTTTCCAGCATCCCTTCCAGACACAACAGCAAGCGCAACAGCCCAGCGTAGCGCACGCTAATGGGGGACCTACGCCGCCAGTGACCGTAACAGTGGCAAACTCGGTAGCTCCGGGAGTGGTGGTACAACAAAATACGTCGGCCTCTGTGGTGGCTCAGTGA